In Drosophila santomea strain STO CAGO 1482 chromosome 2L, Prin_Dsan_1.1, whole genome shotgun sequence, a single window of DNA contains:
- the LOC120443870 gene encoding protein abrupt isoform X1 has protein sequence MTESTQLQTAENNNAGVVKMEPPPPATSSVSVSAAAAAHALSSLSSLTMAATGSALSPATPPPSLNLSHQQQQQQHYALKWNDFQSSILSSFRHLRDEEDFVDVTLACDERSFTAHKVVLSACSPYFRRLLKANPCEHPIVILRDVRCDDVENLLSFMYNGEVNVSHEQLPDFLKTAHLLQIRGLADVNGGYPYSKALSAALSHNSSNNNNNNNNSNKSSNNSSLSNNNNNNNNADSSNHNKISSYLPPNQTSALCSNSNNNNHSSGSSNNSSSSNNNISGSLNSSLNSPFSAPQIPPPVTATSAAAAAAAAASLTAAVAAAAAATAASVGSSGSASGQTSGTPAIQELKASSAASPVRNPNPNPSKASSSNHWDMGEMEGSRKSHLTPPPQKRIKSADLFRAQHGISPERLLLDREFPVAGQHPLTRNRSGRDTSKDRERNMELRESLLGQALENSNGQQANPKHELGQSAGEDSNSSDTEPSDRGDGQHDGTLDGIDNQRSHSFPNAFLGLQGIPGLLPGPSGLNSDFGTFLNAKSGIKQEVLEPETEEDAVQQQQQQPQPHEAHAADRRPAACKLAKLMQQQEQQQRQLFDQRRSHHQPHHHHQPHHRHQHHHHHHQHRINNNNNNTKKNRSANSSPTPSARSWNDSEDDQDMDCSSGNQQQSAQQQQQQQQQQHNSNEDEDDRSSSASSAISLTMKRTRQDSESTLYQTLLMKQEQHQQQHQQQQQQHQQQQQQQQQQQQYLDELQQSHQQQLTANLFMARTIALSRSRDFPELFQNTIAAAAANATAASASPGNNASGPGQQVVASGPGPGPGPGTAAPVAVGSGSGTAAGNSNYMLPCPLCETPLEQRVFRQHLDRHYPRDSPVCPVIECGRRFAHPNSVRNHMRIKHTLQWAKMKAMRSSGGPFAGGPDFK, from the exons GGAACGACTTCCAGAGCTCGATCCTCAGCTCCTTCCGTCACCTGCGGGACGAGGAGGACTTCGTCGATGTGACGCTGGCCTGCGACGAGCGCTCCTTCACCGCCCACAAGGTCGTCCTCAGCGCCTGCAGCCCCTACTTCCGCCGGCTGCTCAAGGCCAATCCCTGCGAGCATCCGATTGTCATCCTGCGCGACGTGCGCTGCGATGACGTCGAGAATCTGCTGAG CTTTATGTACAATGGTGAGGTGAATGTCAGCCACGAACAGTTGCCCGACTTCCTGAAGACAGCTCATCTGCTGCAGATTCGCGGCCTGGCGGATGTCAATGGTGGCTATCCCTACTCCAAGGCCTTGTCCGCCGCCTTGAgtcacaacagcagcaataacaacaacaataataacaacagcaacaagagcAGCAATAACAGCAGcctgagcaacaacaataataataataataatgccgACAGCAGTAATCACAACAAGATAAGCAGCTATTTACCGCCCAACCAAACGAGCGCCTtgtgcagcaacagcaataacaacaaccacagcagcggcagcagcaacaacagcagcagcagcaacaacaacatcagcgGATCCCTGAACAGCAGCCTGAACTCACCGTTCAGTGCGCCACAGATACCGCCACCAGTGACCGCCACGAGTGCAgcggcagccgcagcagcggcCGCATCACTGACCGCCGCAGTagccgcagcagcggcagcaacagcagcaagtgtcggcagcagcggcagcgctAGCGGACAGACGAGCGGTACGCCCGCCATCCAGGAGCTGAAGGCATCGTCGGCAGCGTCGCCCGTAAGAAACCCGAACCCCAATCCCAGCAAA gccagcagcagcaaccactgGGACATGGGTGAGATGGAGGGCAGCAGGAAGAGCCATCTGACGCCGCCGCCACAGAAACGCATCAAGAGCGCCGACCTGTTCCGCGCCCAGCATGGCATCAGTCCGGAGCGATTGCTGCTGGATCGCGAGTTCCCCGTCGCCGGACAGCATCCGCTCACGCGGAACAGGAGCGGTCGGGATACGTCCAAGGATCGGGAGCGCAACATGGAGCTGAGGGAATCGCTACTGGGACAGGCTTTGGAGAACAGCAACGGACAGCAGGCCAATCCG AAACACGAACTTGGCCAGAGCGCGGGTGAGGATTCGAACAGCAGTGACACGGAGCCCTCGGATCGCGGCGATGGTCAGCACGATGGAACCCTCGACGGGATTGACAATCAGCGCTCGCACTCGTTCCCCAATGCATTCCTTGGCCTCCAGGGCATTCCCGGACTTCTGCCAGGACCCTCTGGCCTCAACAGTGACTTTG GCACATTCCTCAATGCCAAGAGCGGCATCAAGCAGGAGGTGTTGGAGCCGGAAACGGAAGAggatgcagtgcagcagcagcagcagcagccgcagccgcacGAGGCCCATGCCGCCGACCGTCGTCCTGCGGCCTGTAAGCTGGCCAAGCtgatgcagcagcaggagcagcagcagcgccaacTGTTTGACCAGCGGCGTAGCCATCACCAGCCacaccatcaccaccagcCGCATCATCGCCACCaacatcaccaccaccaccaccagcatcgcatcaataacaataacaacaatacGAAAAAGAACCGATCGGCCAACTCCTCGCCCACGCCGTCGGCTCGATCGTGGAACGACAGCGAAGACGATCAGGACATGgactgcagcagcggcaaccaGCAGCAGAgtgcgcagcagcagcagcagcaacagcaacagcagcacaaTAGCaacgaggatgaggatgatCGCTCCTCGTCGGCCTCCTCGGCCATATCCTTGACCATGAAGAGAACGCGCCAGGATAGCGAGTCCACGCTCTACCAAACGCTGCTCAtgaagcaggagcagcaccagcagcagcatcaacagcagcagcagcagcatcagcaacagcagcagcaacagcagcagcagcagcagtatcTGGACGAGCTGCAGCAGTcgcaccagcagcaactgaCGGCAAATCTGTTTATGGCCAGGACAATAGCTCTGAGCAGGTCACGAGATTTTCCGGAACTCTTCCAAAACACCATTGCCGCGGCGGCTGCGAATGCGACAGCTGCATCGGCCAGTCCGGGCAACAATGCCAGTGGACCCGGTCAGCAGGTGGTGGCATCCGGACCCGGACCCGGACCGGGACCAGGAACTGCTGCACCCGTGGCCGTGGGAAGTGGCAGCGGAACGGCAGCCGGAAACAGCAACTACATGCTGCCCTGTCCGCTGTGTGAGACGCCGCTGGAGCAGCGTGTGTTCCGGCAGCACCTGGACCGACACTATCCGCGCGACAGTCCCGTCTGTCCGGTGATCGAATGTGGCCGCCGGTTCGCGCATCCCAACTCCGTGCGGAATCACATGCGGATCAAGCACACGCTGCAGTGGGCCAAGATGAAGGCCATGCGGTCGTCGGGCGGCCCCTTCGCCGGCGGTCCGGACTTCAAATGA
- the LOC120443870 gene encoding protein abrupt isoform X2 yields MTESTQLQTAENNNAGVVKMEPPPPATSSVSVSAAAAAHALSSLSSLTMAATGSALSPATPPPSLNLSHQQQQQQHYALKWNDFQSSILSSFRHLRDEEDFVDVTLACDERSFTAHKVVLSACSPYFRRLLKANPCEHPIVILRDVRCDDVENLLSFMYNGEVNVSHEQLPDFLKTAHLLQIRGLADVNGGYPYSKALSAALSHNSSNNNNNNNNSNKSSNNSSLSNNNNNNNNADSSNHNKISSYLPPNQTSALCSNSNNNNHSSGSSNNSSSSNNNISGSLNSSLNSPFSAPQIPPPVTATSAAAAAAAAASLTAAVAAAAAATAASVGSSGSASGQTSGTPAIQELKASSAASPASSSNHWDMGEMEGSRKSHLTPPPQKRIKSADLFRAQHGISPERLLLDREFPVAGQHPLTRNRSGRDTSKDRERNMELRESLLGQALENSNGQQANPKHELGQSAGEDSNSSDTEPSDRGDGQHDGTLDGIDNQRSHSFPNAFLGLQGIPGLLPGPSGLNSDFGTFLNAKSGIKQEVLEPETEEDAVQQQQQQPQPHEAHAADRRPAACKLAKLMQQQEQQQRQLFDQRRSHHQPHHHHQPHHRHQHHHHHHQHRINNNNNNTKKNRSANSSPTPSARSWNDSEDDQDMDCSSGNQQQSAQQQQQQQQQQHNSNEDEDDRSSSASSAISLTMKRTRQDSESTLYQTLLMKQEQHQQQHQQQQQQHQQQQQQQQQQQQYLDELQQSHQQQLTANLFMARTIALSRSRDFPELFQNTIAAAAANATAASASPGNNASGPGQQVVASGPGPGPGPGTAAPVAVGSGSGTAAGNSNYMLPCPLCETPLEQRVFRQHLDRHYPRDSPVCPVIECGRRFAHPNSVRNHMRIKHTLQWAKMKAMRSSGGPFAGGPDFK; encoded by the exons GGAACGACTTCCAGAGCTCGATCCTCAGCTCCTTCCGTCACCTGCGGGACGAGGAGGACTTCGTCGATGTGACGCTGGCCTGCGACGAGCGCTCCTTCACCGCCCACAAGGTCGTCCTCAGCGCCTGCAGCCCCTACTTCCGCCGGCTGCTCAAGGCCAATCCCTGCGAGCATCCGATTGTCATCCTGCGCGACGTGCGCTGCGATGACGTCGAGAATCTGCTGAG CTTTATGTACAATGGTGAGGTGAATGTCAGCCACGAACAGTTGCCCGACTTCCTGAAGACAGCTCATCTGCTGCAGATTCGCGGCCTGGCGGATGTCAATGGTGGCTATCCCTACTCCAAGGCCTTGTCCGCCGCCTTGAgtcacaacagcagcaataacaacaacaataataacaacagcaacaagagcAGCAATAACAGCAGcctgagcaacaacaataataataataataatgccgACAGCAGTAATCACAACAAGATAAGCAGCTATTTACCGCCCAACCAAACGAGCGCCTtgtgcagcaacagcaataacaacaaccacagcagcggcagcagcaacaacagcagcagcagcaacaacaacatcagcgGATCCCTGAACAGCAGCCTGAACTCACCGTTCAGTGCGCCACAGATACCGCCACCAGTGACCGCCACGAGTGCAgcggcagccgcagcagcggcCGCATCACTGACCGCCGCAGTagccgcagcagcggcagcaacagcagcaagtgtcggcagcagcggcagcgctAGCGGACAGACGAGCGGTACGCCCGCCATCCAGGAGCTGAAGGCATCGTCGGCAGCGTCGCCC gccagcagcagcaaccactgGGACATGGGTGAGATGGAGGGCAGCAGGAAGAGCCATCTGACGCCGCCGCCACAGAAACGCATCAAGAGCGCCGACCTGTTCCGCGCCCAGCATGGCATCAGTCCGGAGCGATTGCTGCTGGATCGCGAGTTCCCCGTCGCCGGACAGCATCCGCTCACGCGGAACAGGAGCGGTCGGGATACGTCCAAGGATCGGGAGCGCAACATGGAGCTGAGGGAATCGCTACTGGGACAGGCTTTGGAGAACAGCAACGGACAGCAGGCCAATCCG AAACACGAACTTGGCCAGAGCGCGGGTGAGGATTCGAACAGCAGTGACACGGAGCCCTCGGATCGCGGCGATGGTCAGCACGATGGAACCCTCGACGGGATTGACAATCAGCGCTCGCACTCGTTCCCCAATGCATTCCTTGGCCTCCAGGGCATTCCCGGACTTCTGCCAGGACCCTCTGGCCTCAACAGTGACTTTG GCACATTCCTCAATGCCAAGAGCGGCATCAAGCAGGAGGTGTTGGAGCCGGAAACGGAAGAggatgcagtgcagcagcagcagcagcagccgcagccgcacGAGGCCCATGCCGCCGACCGTCGTCCTGCGGCCTGTAAGCTGGCCAAGCtgatgcagcagcaggagcagcagcagcgccaacTGTTTGACCAGCGGCGTAGCCATCACCAGCCacaccatcaccaccagcCGCATCATCGCCACCaacatcaccaccaccaccaccagcatcgcatcaataacaataacaacaatacGAAAAAGAACCGATCGGCCAACTCCTCGCCCACGCCGTCGGCTCGATCGTGGAACGACAGCGAAGACGATCAGGACATGgactgcagcagcggcaaccaGCAGCAGAgtgcgcagcagcagcagcagcaacagcaacagcagcacaaTAGCaacgaggatgaggatgatCGCTCCTCGTCGGCCTCCTCGGCCATATCCTTGACCATGAAGAGAACGCGCCAGGATAGCGAGTCCACGCTCTACCAAACGCTGCTCAtgaagcaggagcagcaccagcagcagcatcaacagcagcagcagcagcatcagcaacagcagcagcaacagcagcagcagcagcagtatcTGGACGAGCTGCAGCAGTcgcaccagcagcaactgaCGGCAAATCTGTTTATGGCCAGGACAATAGCTCTGAGCAGGTCACGAGATTTTCCGGAACTCTTCCAAAACACCATTGCCGCGGCGGCTGCGAATGCGACAGCTGCATCGGCCAGTCCGGGCAACAATGCCAGTGGACCCGGTCAGCAGGTGGTGGCATCCGGACCCGGACCCGGACCGGGACCAGGAACTGCTGCACCCGTGGCCGTGGGAAGTGGCAGCGGAACGGCAGCCGGAAACAGCAACTACATGCTGCCCTGTCCGCTGTGTGAGACGCCGCTGGAGCAGCGTGTGTTCCGGCAGCACCTGGACCGACACTATCCGCGCGACAGTCCCGTCTGTCCGGTGATCGAATGTGGCCGCCGGTTCGCGCATCCCAACTCCGTGCGGAATCACATGCGGATCAAGCACACGCTGCAGTGGGCCAAGATGAAGGCCATGCGGTCGTCGGGCGGCCCCTTCGCCGGCGGTCCGGACTTCAAATGA